The genomic region TGGTGGCTCAGCGGCAATTTTCTTACGCCAAGTTATGCCGTTCATGACCTGAACCGCTGGCGCCACGTGAGCCCTGCCACCTTCCGGCAAGCACACCTGATTCCTGACTTTCTTAGCAACATTTACAAGATAAGTACTATTCCGGGCTACGGTAACCCGGCTGCCATCCCCAATGCTCCCCCGCTGCCGTGGATAGGCGACGAAATGAGTTATTTTACCGACAGCCTGCAAAAAAGCCGCTCTATTGCTTTTTTAACGGTTCAAAACCAAGGAACCCTTGAAGAGCACTGCCGGCGTATGAAGCACGAGCCTTTTTTGCACGATGTAGTTTTTGCTATACGCGACAGTATGCGCGCGATCCTGCAGGCACACCTGCCCCGGCAGTTTCCCGATTTGAGTATTTACTGGGGGGTATTGTTAGATGAAGGACGTTCGCTATTGGTGTCGCCCAGTGCCAATTTGATAGAAGAGGCAATCCATTATTACCGGCAAGAGCGCACTTGGGGAAAAAACGTGCAAATTATGCAGTATTTGCGCTCGTTACCCAGCGAACAAGACATCTGCTTCATACAATTGCCCGATGCCCCCTACCAAAGTTTGATGACGCAGCTGCCACTGCCCTCATTGCGGGGTCTTGAGTTGAACATGACGCCTTCGGAAAGTAAAATATTCATTCAGTTGGGGCAAGCCCTGAGCGCTTCCTCTGCCACCGATACCCTTGATTCCAGCACCCGTAGCCCCCAGATACAACAAGCATGGGCAGTTGAGCTTGACGAGGGCAATCTTGTAAGTGTGCAAAGGGTAACCAACCACACAAGCAAAACCAAAGATATTCTGCTGACTACAGACCTTCACGAAGCAATTTTGCTGTCGAATGAAGGTAAGCTCCGTTGGAAAAAAAGCCTACCAAGCACTGCAGTGACACCCGCCATTGAGGTAGATTATTTCAATAACGGCAAGTATCAGTACCTCATTGGATGTGAACAGCATTTAGCACTATATGACCGCTTAGGGCATCCGATAAAAGGTTACCCTCTTCCTCTGCCTCTGCAATCGCAGTTAGCACAGTTGAGCGTTGCCAGCTACGACGGTTCAAACAACTACCGTTGGGTAGTGGGCAACACCAGGGGCGAAATATTACTACTTGACAAAGAAGGCAAGCTATTGCAAGGGTGGAACCCCAAACGTACCGGGGGGCACCTCATACAGGCAGTACAGCACTTCCAGCACAAAAGCAAAGACTACTTTATTGTATTGCTACGCGAGAAGGGCTGCTTGTTGCTCAACCGTCGTGGTGAAACGTACCCCGGCTTTCCGGTGGCTCTGCCCGAGCCCCCCGTTGCCTATCAGGTAGATGCACAGCAAGGTTTGATTTATATCATTGGTGAAAAAGGGCTGCTTTGTGTCCTGAATACCGAGGGCAAGATGATAAATAAGGTGCAACTGCCACGCAAAGAGGGTTCTATTTTTAAAATCATAAGCAACGAATTTGGCTTTTGGATTGTAAAACAGCACCTCAACGAGCTAAGCATCTACTCGCCCGAAGGAAAGCTACTGTGGGAGCAACGTTTTTCTGCAACTGATGACATGGATGTACAAGCCATACGACACCGCAACCGCGATTATTTCTTGGTAGTGGAACCCAGTATTGCCATTGCTTACCTATTAGACCACCAAGGCAATTTCATAGTGAACAACATTGAAAAAGTACAGGCGGCTTGTGGCTTATCCAGTGGCGAAATGATTGACATAGTTGCCACCTACGGCAATACAGCCAAACTAATTCACATTTCTTTGAACTAAAAAAGGGTAAAAGCTGCTAACTTTTTGTTGTAAAAACTACTACTAAAAGAGAACAGAAATCAAGCTTCTTGGTCATGGAAAAGAAGAACAAATACATAGCTGCCGCCTTGGCTTTTTTTGCAGGAAATTTCGGTGCTCACAGATTTTACTTAAATCAACCCTTATGGGGCGTGCTTTACCTTATGACTTGTGGACTTTTTGGCATTGGTGCTATCATAGATGCCATTGTTTTTCTGACGATGAGCGAAAAGCAATTTGACCTTCGTTATAACAGCAACGATGATTATATATCTGGAAGCCCCGACAAGTACAAGCAGAATATAGCCGCGCGACTAAAGCGAGCCAGGGATATACAACCTTTGCTCGTGGCTCAACAGCTAAAAGACTTAGAGCAAATGTATGAAAAAGGCACCATCAACTTTGAAGAGTTTGAATACTTAAAACAAAAGTTATTGTCCGGAATGTAAAAGCACTTTATTCATTAACTTCACTAAAAAGCAAAAAAGGCACAAGCAATGCTCGTGCCTTTTTTCTCATACCTTTAAAAAGGAGGAGGTATGTGGTTTATACAGAGATTGCTTCTTTCTTCTCTTCTAATGCTTCACCAGCGTTGGACTTGCGCAAGCCCATTTTCATACGGTCTGCAATCATATACATTACCGGCACAATCACCAGTGTCAGGAAAGTAGCAAAGGTGAGTCCGAAAATAACGGTCCATGCCATCGGTCCCCAGAAGTTGGCGTTATTGCCTCCGTAATAAATATTAGGCTCGAAGCGGGCAAATAAACCAAAGAAGTCTATGTTCAAACCTATGGCAAGAGGAACCAAGCCCAAAATGGTGGTGATAGCAGTCAACAATACCGGACGCAAGCGGGTTTGTCCAGCTTTGGCAACGACTTCTATTAACTCTTCACGCGATAGGAAGTCGCTGTCGGCAAGCCCCAGCTCTGCCTTGCGGCGCTTGCGCGTCAGGTTAGTGTAGTCAATCAACACAATGGCATTGTTTACTACCACCCCTGCCAAAGAGATGATGCCAATACCGGTCATAATCACGATGAAATCCATCTGGAAGGCTACCAAGCCCAAAAATACACCAATGGTGCTAAACAAGACCGAAGTCATGATGATGAAAGGCGCCGAAACAGAGTTGAACTGCGTAACGATAATCAAGAAGATGGCAAACACGGCAATGAGTAATGCCTTTAGCAAGAACTGCATAGACTTTTGCTGCTCTTCTTGCTCACCGGTAAATTTCACGGAATAGCCTTCGGGCAGTTGTAAATCTTTCAATTCATTTTTGATTTGCTGCACTATTTCGTTGGCATTATAGCCTTCCTTCACATTGGAATAAATGCTGATGACACGGTCGAGGTCTTTGCGTTTTACCGAACCGTAAGTAGAAGAATAGCGCACATCGGCGACCGCCGAGATGGGTACCTGCTGTATTTGTCCAGTGTTGTTGCGGAAAGTGATGTTTTTGTTCAGCAAAACATCAAGCTTGTGTCGGTACTCTTCCTTCAAACGCACATAAATCGGATATTCGTCTTCGCCTTCTTTGAACTTAGATACCTCTTTGCCAAACAGGGCAGTACGTATCTCATTGGCAATAGAGTAGGTAGATATCCCAAAGCGGCGGGCTTTTTCGCGGTCTATTTCCACAACCAACTCTGGCTTGCCAATTTCAAGGTCGGTTTTTAGCTCTTCGATGCCGGGGATACCAGCCGCTTCAATGCGGTTGATGACTTGTTGCGAGATGGCAATGAGTTTGTCGTAGTCTTCACCTGCCACCTCTATGTTGATAGGCTTACCAACAGGCGGTCCATTGCGGTTCTTTTCCACGGTAATAATCACTCCGGGATATTTGTTCAACGCACGCCGCACGTCTTCCATCAACTTGGCAGTAGAGACTCCGTTACGCAACTCATATTCCACAAAGCCAACGGTGATTTTGCCTTTGTGTGGTGTGTTGCCCCCTTGACTGGCAAAGCCGTCTTCACCGGTGCCAGCGCCCACCTGTGCGATGAACGACTCCACCATGAAATCATAAGGCTTGAGCAACTGCATCAGGTCTTTTTCTATCTGCTCTACCTGACGGTTGGTAGCCTCTATGTCGGTACCGATGGGTTTTTCTATAAACACATTGATGTATTCCGGCTCATTGACAGGGAAAAAGTTGACTTTGGGGGCGCTGATGCCCAACAACATAATAGAAAAGATAAGCAGCAAAAAAGTTCCACCAAGGAAGTAGTAAGGATTGCGTCCTTGAAGGGCAAAACGCACAAAACGCGAATACACCGCTTCAATCTTGGGCAACAAGGTATCTTGGAACCAATGCGTTGCCGGAATAAGTGCATACTGATAGAGCAGAGTCAGCAAGCCTGCTGTTACGAATAGGTTGGGCAGCGTGAAAGTGCTTAAAGCACCCGCAAACTTCAAACCGAAGAAGGCAATCCCTATCAACGTAAGGGCTATGCCCACTTTAATGGTTTTGGGGTTGCGTGAGGCTTTTCCGTCGGCGTCATCTTTGCGCATGAATAACACTGCAAAAGCCGGGTTGACAACAAGTGCCACAAAAAGCGAAGACGAAAGCGTAATAATCAAGGTGATAGGCAGGTATTTCATGAACTCACCGATGATGCCGCTCCAAAATGCCAAAGGCACAAAAGCCACTACAGTAGTTGCGGTGGAAGCAATGATAGGCACTGCCACTTCGCCAACCCCTTCTTTGACTGCCTGCAAAATAGGTTTCCCTTCTTCCAACTGCCGGTAGATATTTTCAATAATCACAATACCGTTGTCAACAAGCATGCCCAATGCTAAGATGAGCGAGAACAACACCATCAAGTTGAGGGTTACACCAGCGGCATCCAGTATCATGAACGACATGAACATAGACAGGGGAATGGCAATCCCTACAAACAAAGCATTGCGCAAGCCCAAGAAGAAGAGCAACACAAGCACTACCAAAATCACCCCCGAAATGATGCTGTTTTCCAGGTTAGCCAATTGCGAGCGTGTCCGCTTTGATTGGTCATTAGTGATAGTTATATTTAGGTCTTCAGGAAACTTTTTCTTCTTAGCGTCTTCTATGATTTGTTTGATTTTGTCGGCTGCATCAATCAGGTTTTCGCCACTGCGCTTCACCACATTGATGGTTACCACAGGCAAGCCCGATGAGCGGGCATAGCTCTCGCGCTCTTTATAGCTGTTTTCCACAAAGACGTCGGCAATGTCTTTGAGATAGACCACTTCGCCGCGCTCTTGCTTCACCACTATATTTTCTATCTGCTCTCGGTTTTTAAATTCTCCATCAATGCGGATAGTACGCCGAAAATCCCCTTCTTTGATGTTGCCACCCGAAAGAGTGATATTTTCTTGCTTGATGGCATTTTCAACATCCATAAAAGACACTCGACGGGCTTCCATCTTGAAAGGGTCCACTTCTATCTTCACCTCGCGCTCGAGCGCACCCCGTATAGGAGCTTCCGATATTTCGGGCAGCTTTTCAATTTCGTCTTGCAGATATTCGGCATACTTTTTCAAAGTTTCCAAATCATAGTTGCCCGATATGTTGATAAACATAATGGGGATTTCTGAAAGATTGATGTCGAACACATTGGGGTCGGAAGGCAAGTCGTTGGGCAGCTCCGCTCTGTCCACTGCATCTTTTACGTCCTGCAAGGCTTTTTCTACTTCTACATCGGGGTTGAATTCCACAATGATGGTAGAGTAGTCTTGGATGGAAGTGGACTTGATGTTCTTTATCCCAGATATGGACTTAATTTCCTTTTCTATGGGGCGGGTTACCAAATTTTCCATGTCGATAGGCGAGTTGCCCGGGTAGGGGGTACCTACATATATGGTAGGAATGACAATCTCCGGGAAGGTCTCTTTGGGCATCTGCACATAAGACATCACCCCAAAGAGCACAATCAGCACCGTGAGAATAAGCACACTGGTTGTGTTGCCCACCGCCAAGTTGGTCAAGCCGAACTCTTTCTTGATGTGCGGCTTTTGCTCGTTTATATTTTGCTTGTTGCTGCTCATGGCTCTTACGATTGAGTGATTTTTACTTTCTTACCTTCCGATACAAAGCGGAATCCTTCATTCACCAGCAATTCGTTTCCTTCCAAGCCCTTTAATACTTGGGCTTTTCCGTCATATACCCTACCTATTTCTATGTTTCGACGCTGCACGGTATTCGTGGTGGTATCTACGATATACACAAACTTACCAGCAGCATCTTCCTGCACGAGACTTACCGGTATGACGACAGCATCGGGCACTTCGCTGTCCTTTAGTTTTACAAGCACTATCATTTCGGGCTTCATCTTGCCGTTAGGATTGCGCAAAGCCACCTCTATGCGGAAAGTGCGGTTGGTGGGGTCAATGACTTGCCCCACATATGTGATGCGTGATGTTTGCGTTTCTTGCAGTGCGGGCACCTCTACCAACACCTCATCCCCTACTTTCACTCGATTTAAGTGAGCTTCTGACAGCTCAGCTACCACTTTTATTTCGTTCAGACTTACCAGACGTGCAATGGGCGTTGTTAGTGCCGCCACTTCGCCCTCTTTGGCAAACACCTTGTCAATCACTCCACCAAAGGGAGCACGAATGACTGCCAAGTCGGCTTGTGCCTGCAAAGCTGCCAATTGACGCTCCAAAGCTTCTTTGTTGGTTTTTGCCTGTAAATACTGCACTTCGGTACCAATGTTTTGCTCCCACAAGCGCTTTTGTTTTTCGAAAAGAGTGGTGGCTAATTCCAGTTGTGTTTTTAACTGCTCAATGTTTTTCAAAATTACGTCCACATCTTGGCGGGCAATCACTTGCCCAGGGGTTACCACCTGACCTTCTTTCACGTATATTTTAACGATTTTACCCACAGTTTGAGGGGTAATTAGTACATTTTTTTCAGCCTCTATGATGCCTCGAGCTTCTACGTAGTGTGCAAAAGTAGTGCGAGTTACTGGAAGGGTAGTAATCAAGGTGCGGTCATCCAAGTCTTCTTTAAATGCCGGGTCTAAGGCAGCTATCTCCTTTTCCAAGGCTTTGACCTCAGCTTCGAGCTTAGCCAATGCTTTCTTTTTCTGAATCAACTGTTCTCTTTTAGCGGCTAAGTCATTTTTTTCAGCACCGCAGGCAAGTATAAAAGCGGCGATGCTTATGGCTATCAAAATTCGTTTCATATGGATATACTTTTTTGAAGGGTGAGTCTTGCTTTTTATTCTTGAACCAATGCGCCTAAGGCTTTGTCTAAGTCTATTTTGGCACTCCATGCCTCATACAGAGCGTTGTAATAGTTTGTTTCTGCTTCTTTGAATGCTGTTTCTGCATCGATTACTTCCAAATTAGTACCCACACCCTCTTGGTATTTGACGGCAGCAATACGGGCAACTTCTTTGGCAAGCTCAAGATTTCGTTTTTGCGCTTCGAGCGAACTCATGGCATTCCGGAAGTTCACTTGTGCCTGCATGACCTCCATCTTGATGGCTTGTGTCAGCTGGCGCTTGTCTTCTTCCAACTTGGCAATTTCCATTTTGTTTTGCTGTATTTTATATTTCCTCTGCAAGCCATCGAAAATAGGAACATCCAAACGCAAGCCTATCAAAGAGTAGTCAAACCAGCGGTT from Thermonema lapsum harbors:
- a CDS encoding NINE protein, translating into MEKKNKYIAAALAFFAGNFGAHRFYLNQPLWGVLYLMTCGLFGIGAIIDAIVFLTMSEKQFDLRYNSNDDYISGSPDKYKQNIAARLKRARDIQPLLVAQQLKDLEQMYEKGTINFEEFEYLKQKLLSGM
- a CDS encoding efflux RND transporter permease subunit, encoding MSSNKQNINEQKPHIKKEFGLTNLAVGNTTSVLILTVLIVLFGVMSYVQMPKETFPEIVIPTIYVGTPYPGNSPIDMENLVTRPIEKEIKSISGIKNIKSTSIQDYSTIIVEFNPDVEVEKALQDVKDAVDRAELPNDLPSDPNVFDINLSEIPIMFINISGNYDLETLKKYAEYLQDEIEKLPEISEAPIRGALEREVKIEVDPFKMEARRVSFMDVENAIKQENITLSGGNIKEGDFRRTIRIDGEFKNREQIENIVVKQERGEVVYLKDIADVFVENSYKERESYARSSGLPVVTINVVKRSGENLIDAADKIKQIIEDAKKKKFPEDLNITITNDQSKRTRSQLANLENSIISGVILVVLVLLFFLGLRNALFVGIAIPLSMFMSFMILDAAGVTLNLMVLFSLILALGMLVDNGIVIIENIYRQLEEGKPILQAVKEGVGEVAVPIIASTATTVVAFVPLAFWSGIIGEFMKYLPITLIITLSSSLFVALVVNPAFAVLFMRKDDADGKASRNPKTIKVGIALTLIGIAFFGLKFAGALSTFTLPNLFVTAGLLTLLYQYALIPATHWFQDTLLPKIEAVYSRFVRFALQGRNPYYFLGGTFLLLIFSIMLLGISAPKVNFFPVNEPEYINVFIEKPIGTDIEATNRQVEQIEKDLMQLLKPYDFMVESFIAQVGAGTGEDGFASQGGNTPHKGKITVGFVEYELRNGVSTAKLMEDVRRALNKYPGVIITVEKNRNGPPVGKPINIEVAGEDYDKLIAISQQVINRIEAAGIPGIEELKTDLEIGKPELVVEIDREKARRFGISTYSIANEIRTALFGKEVSKFKEGEDEYPIYVRLKEEYRHKLDVLLNKNITFRNNTGQIQQVPISAVADVRYSSTYGSVKRKDLDRVISIYSNVKEGYNANEIVQQIKNELKDLQLPEGYSVKFTGEQEEQQKSMQFLLKALLIAVFAIFLIIVTQFNSVSAPFIIMTSVLFSTIGVFLGLVAFQMDFIVIMTGIGIISLAGVVVNNAIVLIDYTNLTRKRRKAELGLADSDFLSREELIEVVAKAGQTRLRPVLLTAITTILGLVPLAIGLNIDFFGLFARFEPNIYYGGNNANFWGPMAWTVIFGLTFATFLTLVIVPVMYMIADRMKMGLRKSNAGEALEEKKEAISV
- a CDS encoding efflux RND transporter periplasmic adaptor subunit, whose amino-acid sequence is MKRILIAISIAAFILACGAEKNDLAAKREQLIQKKKALAKLEAEVKALEKEIAALDPAFKEDLDDRTLITTLPVTRTTFAHYVEARGIIEAEKNVLITPQTVGKIVKIYVKEGQVVTPGQVIARQDVDVILKNIEQLKTQLELATTLFEKQKRLWEQNIGTEVQYLQAKTNKEALERQLAALQAQADLAVIRAPFGGVIDKVFAKEGEVAALTTPIARLVSLNEIKVVAELSEAHLNRVKVGDEVLVEVPALQETQTSRITYVGQVIDPTNRTFRIEVALRNPNGKMKPEMIVLVKLKDSEVPDAVVIPVSLVQEDAAGKFVYIVDTTTNTVQRRNIEIGRVYDGKAQVLKGLEGNELLVNEGFRFVSEGKKVKITQS